A single genomic interval of uncultured Sphaerochaeta sp. harbors:
- a CDS encoding DUF542 domain-containing protein, giving the protein MQNIKLSELVKHNPSTTIFLNEHHIDYCCGGDHLLYESLEEQGYEIKSTLKKLESFIAEQDEKHNKVIAGDIYTMGLSELISHLLATHHKDERALLSSIDGNLLTLLSAHYPRHKDELREVYTLFSSLRTELMLHFVQEEEEVFPLMQSEATKEAYDKVVALESEHEAAGDLIKSLIKATNDFTAPSDGCATYRATYALLKQLVEDIFLHIYKENSILFPKYAEGVDA; this is encoded by the coding sequence ATGCAGAACATCAAACTTTCAGAACTGGTTAAACATAATCCCTCTACTACTATTTTCCTGAATGAACATCATATCGACTACTGTTGTGGAGGTGACCACTTGCTGTACGAATCACTCGAGGAGCAAGGGTATGAAATCAAGTCCACGCTCAAGAAGTTGGAATCCTTTATTGCAGAGCAAGATGAAAAACACAACAAGGTGATTGCTGGGGATATATATACAATGGGATTGAGTGAACTCATCTCTCACCTCTTGGCAACACACCATAAGGATGAGAGAGCATTGCTCTCATCCATCGATGGGAATCTCCTTACCTTGCTCTCAGCCCATTATCCAAGACACAAGGATGAACTGCGAGAAGTTTATACCCTCTTCAGTAGCCTTCGTACTGAACTCATGCTACACTTTGTGCAAGAGGAAGAGGAAGTGTTCCCCCTGATGCAGAGTGAGGCTACAAAAGAAGCCTATGATAAGGTTGTCGCTCTGGAATCGGAGCATGAGGCAGCTGGTGATTTGATCAAGAGCTTGATCAAGGCAACAAATGATTTTACCGCTCCCTCTGATGGTTGTGCAACCTATCGGGCCACCTACGCACTGCTTAAGCAGTTGGTGGAGGATATCTTCTTGCACATCTATAAAGAGAACAGCATCCTATTTCCAAAGTATGCAGAAGGAGTTGATGCATGA
- a CDS encoding ATP-binding cassette domain-containing protein, which translates to MGKTTIHVSSLRFQYPQATLPLFEYIDLTFAVGWTAILGANGAGKSTLLQLASGILKPEKGTVIRPDHTTYVAQRTDDPPPNFETFAGAYDREACRLHGLLQIDRDWFYRWETLSHGERKRAQIGCALYEEPQAITIDEPTNHLDEDAIRMVGDALESFKGIGILVSHDRALSDRLCTNTVIVHAPYVRVLHCRPSVALQESSRISESSQQTLQNARKQVSRITTELKRRSQIASVQDRRKSKRNIDAKDHDAKAKIDGARLSGADGRAGRLKAQMETRAVHLHSSMQEIQGGLAEANKLDLQGPVSGITIGSNPLKRDLIVRIPTGSLPLGPERKLFFDLLEIGPLDRVAITGKNGSGKSTFMQHLRSLITAQGIQVAYVPQEQELSACEQALLDLHSMDPVTKGRVLSSLTRLGSDPALIRSSVLASPGEAKKLLLSLLFEEPISVLLLDEPTNHLDLPSRLALEKALGGWEGALVCISHDAAFLHAVCSERWHIEAESEDILRLQASSSYGV; encoded by the coding sequence ATGGGCAAGACAACGATTCATGTATCATCATTGCGATTTCAATATCCACAAGCAACACTGCCTCTTTTTGAGTACATCGATCTGACCTTTGCTGTTGGCTGGACCGCGATTCTTGGAGCAAATGGGGCCGGTAAAAGTACCCTGCTGCAACTTGCAAGCGGAATTCTGAAACCAGAGAAAGGAACAGTTATCCGTCCAGACCATACTACCTATGTTGCACAGAGGACCGATGACCCTCCTCCAAACTTCGAAACCTTTGCTGGAGCCTATGACAGGGAAGCCTGCAGGCTCCATGGTCTGTTGCAGATTGATCGAGACTGGTTCTATCGCTGGGAAACGCTGAGCCATGGAGAGAGAAAACGTGCCCAGATCGGCTGTGCCCTCTACGAGGAGCCTCAAGCCATTACCATTGATGAGCCAACCAACCATCTGGACGAGGATGCGATCAGGATGGTCGGTGATGCTCTGGAAAGCTTTAAGGGCATCGGGATTCTGGTCAGTCATGACCGCGCTCTCTCAGACAGGCTCTGCACCAATACGGTCATTGTCCATGCTCCCTATGTCAGGGTACTGCACTGTAGACCCTCAGTGGCATTACAGGAGTCAAGCAGGATTTCTGAATCCTCACAACAAACACTCCAAAACGCGCGGAAGCAGGTATCACGAATCACTACAGAGCTGAAGCGAAGAAGCCAGATAGCCAGCGTTCAGGACCGCAGAAAGTCAAAACGGAATATCGATGCCAAGGATCATGATGCCAAAGCAAAGATTGATGGGGCTCGGCTCTCTGGTGCAGACGGGAGAGCAGGTAGGCTGAAAGCTCAGATGGAAACAAGGGCAGTGCACCTACACTCCTCGATGCAGGAAATCCAAGGCGGTCTAGCCGAGGCCAACAAGTTGGATCTGCAAGGACCCGTCTCGGGCATTACCATCGGGAGTAATCCCCTGAAGCGAGACCTGATCGTCCGTATTCCTACGGGCAGTTTACCCTTGGGCCCTGAGAGAAAGCTCTTCTTTGATTTGCTAGAGATTGGTCCTTTGGACCGTGTTGCCATCACGGGGAAGAATGGAAGTGGCAAGTCCACCTTCATGCAGCATCTACGCTCCTTGATTACAGCACAGGGAATACAGGTAGCCTATGTTCCTCAAGAGCAAGAACTCTCTGCATGCGAACAAGCCTTGCTGGATCTGCATTCCATGGATCCTGTAACCAAGGGACGTGTTCTCTCCAGCCTTACAAGACTTGGAAGTGACCCTGCTCTCATTCGCTCCTCGGTCCTGGCAAGCCCCGGAGAGGCGAAGAAACTTCTGCTCAGCCTACTTTTCGAGGAACCTATCTCAGTGCTTTTACTTGATGAACCGACAAACCACCTTGACCTTCCATCCCGCCTAGCCTTGGAGAAAGCCCTAGGGGGGTGGGAGGGTGCCTTGGTGTGTATCAGTCATGATGCGGCATTCCTGCACGCAGTATGCAGTGAGCGGTGGCATATAGAAGCAGAGAGTGAAGACATTCTCAGGCTACAGGCTTCATCGTCTTATGGAGTCTGA
- a CDS encoding NlpC/P60 family protein has translation MNIQEYLAIPYLENGRTEQGSDCYGFVRVILQNELGTELPLFSYVQDQASLDDAIEGFQEVDSPQDYDIVYMKGFNYLLHVGVWFKGGIIHMTASGASYQKASVLKKRILAYYRPRK, from the coding sequence ATGAATATCCAGGAGTACCTTGCCATTCCCTATCTCGAGAACGGCAGGACAGAGCAAGGCTCCGACTGCTACGGCTTTGTGAGGGTTATACTTCAAAATGAGTTGGGAACCGAGCTTCCTCTTTTCTCTTATGTACAGGACCAAGCATCCTTGGATGATGCGATTGAAGGATTCCAGGAAGTAGATTCTCCCCAGGACTACGACATTGTGTACATGAAAGGTTTCAACTACCTGCTGCATGTAGGGGTCTGGTTCAAGGGTGGAATCATCCACATGACTGCCTCCGGGGCTTCTTATCAGAAAGCCTCGGTGCTGAAGAAAAGGATCTTGGCTTACTACAGGCCTCGGAAGTAA
- a CDS encoding PIN domain-containing protein: MIVLLRCYLDTNVLIHFQRFDTLDWHSILETREEVTLVVAPIVLRELNKKKDSDQNKGIRIRAGDILKAFEKYQENGKIREGVFLNFVCIEPKIDWDQKGLDPDVSDDRLIASMILEEDISKLILVTSDFGLRQKARNKNIRNVKLDDSLKEDVRIDDDTKKIKELEAKLARFENASPKLDLYVKSSPDAKFHEFELKEVKGVDPSIIEEKIERLKTQLEYKNILEHRKKLGIVSLGWFDSVSDDEIDRYEKEVDDYLVELREYYGRKNRYENYKSRLFCLDLVITNVGKKVALDIDVFLHFPDGFSLIDEEEACNYHEPSLPARPTPPRTSHELFTMPVSRIDPGIYSSLMSNIGNSAQLRLGVDYSLESIKKTQSYDVHFQVKKLKHNMQMELDSIYLLFDSYGDIKPFSFDYVINVENHPDEFGGKYHIKFKPVE, encoded by the coding sequence GTGATTGTCTTGCTTAGATGTTATCTTGATACAAATGTGTTAATTCATTTTCAACGGTTCGATACACTTGATTGGCATTCTATTCTTGAAACGAGAGAAGAAGTAACGTTGGTTGTAGCACCAATTGTTTTAAGGGAATTGAATAAGAAAAAAGATTCTGACCAGAACAAAGGGATTCGGATAAGAGCCGGTGACATTTTAAAGGCATTTGAAAAATATCAAGAAAATGGGAAAATTAGGGAAGGTGTTTTCCTGAATTTTGTTTGTATTGAACCAAAAATTGATTGGGACCAGAAAGGACTAGATCCTGATGTGAGCGATGATCGGTTGATTGCTTCGATGATTCTCGAAGAGGATATCTCAAAACTCATTTTGGTAACATCAGACTTTGGTCTCAGGCAAAAGGCAAGAAACAAGAATATCAGAAATGTTAAGCTTGATGATTCGTTGAAAGAGGATGTCCGTATTGATGATGATACGAAAAAGATAAAAGAACTGGAAGCAAAATTGGCGCGCTTCGAGAATGCTAGTCCAAAACTTGACCTATATGTAAAATCTTCTCCAGATGCAAAATTCCATGAATTCGAATTAAAAGAGGTTAAGGGAGTTGATCCTTCAATTATTGAAGAAAAAATTGAAAGGCTGAAAACGCAACTTGAATATAAAAATATCCTCGAGCATCGAAAAAAATTAGGTATTGTTAGCCTCGGTTGGTTTGATAGTGTCTCCGATGATGAAATAGATCGCTACGAAAAAGAGGTTGACGATTACTTAGTGGAATTGCGGGAATATTATGGAAGAAAAAACCGATATGAAAACTACAAATCACGTTTGTTTTGTCTGGACCTAGTCATTACAAACGTAGGAAAGAAGGTTGCATTAGATATTGATGTTTTTCTACATTTTCCTGATGGCTTCAGCCTAATAGATGAGGAGGAAGCTTGCAATTATCATGAACCGAGTTTGCCCGCTAGGCCTACTCCTCCAAGAACAAGTCATGAACTTTTTACAATGCCAGTCTCTAGGATAGATCCAGGAATATACAGTTCTTTGATGTCAAATATTGGCAATTCTGCGCAGTTGAGATTAGGAGTTGATTATTCCTTGGAAAGCATTAAGAAGACTCAGAGTTATGACGTCCACTTCCAAGTGAAAAAACTGAAACATAATATGCAAATGGAATTGGACTCAATATATCTGCTTTTCGACTCTTATGGCGACATCAAACCATTCTCTTTTGATTATGTGATTAATGTTGAAAATCACCCGGATGAGTTTGGGGGGAAATATCACATCAAGTTCAAACCTGTTGAATAG
- a CDS encoding phage tail protein, whose translation MKIRIQKNLFTGEYSDHLFKGSACIGELLDQYQCSPESQVFLNGEMVTDLHTIAGDGAFVVVKEVPKGVTALIVTSIVLGVAGVVLGGVALYKALTANPSLPNIQTSPSLRGSTNSARKGERLPILLGHWRIYPDHASLPYSRYADNNQFFVQQFCFGYSDVSLDMATAKIGDTLISKYTGVQTSLTPSTLYAARVIESQIGVELSNDGTATPIERTTSSGTTKINVGVIAPSGIYKYNGSDKESTVIGVKIEWRIPDGTWNVFADESLTLNVSRWRKMYEITPSGSADGSYDIRVSRTNKAGSTTSYNDTIYFDVLQSYTKNQNDDSTIPVLNPSNLRLLAVDIKATDQLNGTIDSINVEGTLNTRVWDGVDTGSAHWTTAATRNPAAAILYLLTNSKVNPRPVADTQIVWDEFEEFYQYCEDQGFHCDAWITGDYTIGQLIDLIAQSNMAEIRRSADSVGIIIDKINPYIAQMFTPLNAAGFSMKKDFSSPTEVLNLKFVDASIGYEESERNVSIVNDSIVFDRVLTDEDESTEITLFGVTDPAHVAKVGRYRLLEITRRKRTFSWSCDIEGILCTRGDVVLLSNDKFLLGTGEGRVSGVIRNAEGLITAIELDSEIDMVAGNYYGIRIRTIDHILGSYEIVNAESSKRLLQLKTPIDETIVIGDLVAVGVLQRENLKVLITEITQDTNRVCKISGIEYAEEIYTDGTVIPAYQSGLSVIRERALSIKVPTYPPGTNPSINVNAKTALLKPGTIDEREDFAVKITTGQVDEEGAWDIAPEFYIKTGEDYLLAIDNNFIDSADDSIKKRALIMGNGDLAVTNKHIYMRNAIADGMSATRCNLRGNFETEILINPALIAQPSSRAITSLQTLKVQQKSLAYDLCVWAQANGIGFNNLYRCEVSEEPDVGWVMFATNTALGTWGSSEIECFAYFYGDTGDSLYRCSSKCTYEAYTVQNEWIFGWPWFGTHTEYHWVTYGSLSGLIDTDYEEDDGTVSRGIGFSVAPVQAIDPSSITIDIPGYGVDLRNNTDVTVDGVTCDGFSEEGGQSMAFRCYFGSDYDLYMKKLPGNDTATVESLASGALYRGAGGALYVK comes from the coding sequence ATGAAGATACGCATCCAGAAGAACCTGTTCACCGGCGAATATTCGGACCATTTATTCAAGGGCAGTGCCTGCATTGGTGAGCTGCTTGATCAATATCAGTGCTCTCCTGAGAGCCAAGTGTTCCTGAACGGTGAGATGGTTACAGACTTGCACACTATTGCTGGTGACGGTGCATTTGTTGTTGTCAAAGAAGTCCCCAAGGGGGTGACGGCTTTGATAGTAACATCCATAGTCTTGGGAGTTGCAGGTGTTGTCTTAGGTGGCGTTGCCCTTTATAAGGCACTCACAGCCAACCCTAGCCTTCCAAACATTCAAACATCTCCCTCCCTAAGGGGTTCAACAAATTCAGCCAGAAAGGGGGAGCGGCTGCCGATTCTGCTTGGGCATTGGCGTATCTATCCTGATCACGCATCGTTGCCCTATTCCAGGTATGCGGATAATAACCAGTTCTTCGTCCAGCAGTTCTGCTTTGGATACTCCGACGTGTCTTTGGATATGGCTACAGCCAAGATCGGGGACACTCTGATCAGCAAGTACACCGGGGTGCAGACAAGCCTTACCCCTAGCACCCTTTACGCGGCAAGAGTCATAGAGAGCCAGATAGGGGTTGAGCTTTCCAATGACGGTACAGCTACTCCCATCGAGAGAACCACCTCAAGCGGTACTACCAAGATCAACGTAGGGGTAATTGCTCCCAGTGGCATCTACAAATACAACGGATCTGACAAGGAGTCCACTGTCATCGGGGTGAAGATTGAATGGCGTATCCCAGATGGAACCTGGAATGTGTTTGCTGATGAGTCACTTACCCTGAATGTGAGTAGGTGGAGAAAGATGTACGAGATTACTCCATCCGGTTCTGCCGATGGATCCTATGATATTAGGGTTTCTAGAACGAACAAGGCAGGATCCACTACATCTTACAATGACACTATCTACTTCGATGTTCTCCAGAGCTATACAAAGAACCAGAATGATGACAGTACAATACCTGTTTTGAACCCATCGAATCTCCGTTTACTGGCTGTTGATATCAAGGCAACCGACCAGCTGAATGGGACCATCGACAGCATCAATGTTGAAGGTACTCTTAATACCAGAGTATGGGATGGTGTCGATACCGGTTCTGCACACTGGACAACTGCTGCTACCAGGAACCCTGCTGCAGCCATCCTGTACCTGCTGACAAACTCCAAGGTCAATCCGAGACCGGTTGCCGATACCCAGATTGTCTGGGATGAGTTTGAGGAATTCTATCAGTACTGCGAGGATCAAGGATTCCATTGTGATGCCTGGATTACTGGGGACTACACCATAGGGCAACTCATCGACTTGATTGCACAGAGCAATATGGCTGAGATTCGTCGGTCTGCTGATTCAGTCGGCATTATAATTGACAAGATCAATCCATACATTGCCCAGATGTTCACCCCATTGAATGCTGCAGGATTCTCCATGAAGAAAGATTTTTCATCACCTACCGAGGTGCTCAACCTGAAATTTGTTGATGCGTCGATAGGGTATGAAGAATCAGAGAGAAACGTCAGTATCGTCAATGATTCTATTGTCTTCGACCGCGTACTGACAGACGAAGATGAGAGTACGGAGATTACTCTCTTCGGCGTTACGGATCCTGCTCATGTCGCCAAGGTAGGCCGGTATAGGCTTCTCGAAATTACCAGGAGAAAGCGGACGTTCAGCTGGTCTTGTGATATCGAAGGTATACTCTGCACCCGGGGTGACGTTGTTCTCCTGAGCAATGACAAGTTTCTGCTAGGGACTGGGGAAGGAAGGGTCTCGGGGGTCATAAGGAATGCAGAGGGGTTGATTACCGCAATCGAACTTGATAGCGAAATCGACATGGTGGCTGGTAACTACTATGGCATCAGGATTCGTACTATTGACCATATCCTTGGATCATATGAGATCGTCAATGCTGAGAGCTCGAAACGCTTGCTCCAGCTTAAAACTCCTATCGATGAAACCATTGTGATCGGTGATTTGGTAGCCGTGGGCGTACTTCAGAGAGAGAACCTAAAGGTACTCATAACCGAGATTACCCAGGATACAAACCGAGTCTGTAAGATCAGTGGGATAGAGTATGCTGAGGAAATTTATACGGATGGGACAGTAATTCCTGCGTATCAATCCGGGCTGTCAGTCATCAGAGAGCGAGCATTATCAATCAAAGTTCCAACTTACCCCCCGGGGACCAATCCTTCCATCAATGTAAACGCAAAGACCGCCTTGCTGAAGCCAGGAACGATTGACGAACGTGAGGACTTTGCGGTGAAGATTACCACCGGACAGGTGGATGAGGAGGGGGCCTGGGATATTGCCCCCGAGTTCTACATCAAGACTGGTGAGGATTACCTCCTCGCAATAGACAACAACTTCATAGACTCAGCTGACGATTCAATCAAGAAGCGTGCGCTGATCATGGGTAACGGGGATTTGGCAGTAACCAACAAGCACATCTATATGAGAAACGCGATTGCTGATGGTATGTCTGCCACCCGATGCAACCTACGGGGTAATTTCGAAACTGAAATCCTTATCAATCCTGCCTTGATTGCCCAGCCTTCCTCAAGGGCTATTACCTCCCTGCAGACACTGAAGGTCCAACAGAAAAGCCTTGCCTATGACCTGTGCGTCTGGGCGCAGGCGAATGGGATAGGGTTCAACAATCTGTACCGGTGTGAGGTCAGCGAGGAGCCGGATGTTGGTTGGGTGATGTTTGCTACCAATACAGCATTGGGGACATGGGGAAGCAGCGAGATCGAATGTTTTGCATATTTCTATGGGGATACGGGGGACTCTCTGTATCGGTGTTCGAGTAAGTGCACGTATGAGGCTTATACAGTCCAGAATGAATGGATTTTCGGATGGCCCTGGTTTGGGACACATACCGAGTACCATTGGGTAACGTATGGCTCCCTCAGTGGTCTGATTGATACGGATTATGAAGAGGATGATGGGACAGTCAGTAGGGGGATTGGATTCTCCGTTGCCCCTGTACAGGCGATTGATCCGTCCTCCATCACCATTGACATACCCGGATATGGGGTGGACCTGAGAAACAACACAGATGTAACTGTTGACGGGGTCACCTGTGATGGCTTCTCTGAGGAGGGTGGACAATCCATGGCCTTTCGTTGTTACTTTGGTTCTGACTATGACCTGTATATGAAGAAGCTTCCTGGCAATGATACGGCCACTGTCGAGTCTCTTGCCTCCGGGGCTCTATACCGGGGTGCTGGTGGCGCGTTGTATGTAAAATAA
- a CDS encoding Crp/Fnr family transcriptional regulator, with translation METTHQCSFCANGSEPCLHHIPIFQNLENEQIQEVQRLIRQIELAPGSVLFREGDRADSLYLVRKGSLKLVRYGSDGSEYILDTLFPGDFYGGDQLFLSSVARETGVAAEPLGICMIKAEELQHLILQKPEIALKSMTYLNAKLDQYRLQVEMLSTSDIQKRICMYLFERYRKTASTTLHLTQDDIGSALHLTKETVNRKLSSLKDEGILRVEGKGKLQILDMAKLEAISFES, from the coding sequence TTGGAAACAACACACCAGTGCAGCTTTTGTGCAAACGGGAGTGAACCATGTTTGCATCATATACCCATTTTCCAGAATCTGGAGAATGAGCAAATCCAGGAAGTGCAACGCTTGATCCGACAGATTGAGCTTGCCCCTGGATCTGTCCTCTTTCGTGAAGGTGATAGGGCAGACAGTCTCTACCTAGTCAGGAAGGGATCCCTGAAATTGGTTCGCTATGGCAGTGATGGTTCAGAGTATATTCTTGACACGCTCTTTCCTGGGGATTTTTATGGAGGTGACCAGCTCTTTCTTTCCAGTGTCGCCAGGGAGACGGGAGTAGCAGCAGAACCCCTCGGGATCTGTATGATCAAGGCGGAAGAGCTTCAGCATCTGATCCTTCAGAAACCTGAAATCGCCCTGAAATCCATGACCTACCTGAATGCCAAACTTGACCAGTATCGCCTGCAAGTTGAGATGCTCTCCACCTCTGATATACAGAAACGTATCTGCATGTATTTGTTTGAACGGTATCGGAAAACCGCTAGTACCACACTCCATCTCACCCAGGATGACATTGGCAGTGCACTCCATCTGACCAAGGAGACCGTGAACCGGAAACTTTCTTCCTTGAAGGATGAAGGGATTCTCCGTGTGGAGGGGAAGGGGAAACTCCAGATTCTTGATATGGCTAAATTGGAAGCAATTTCCTTTGAAAGTTGA